The region gagaccaatcaggatgctccctctcattctcactcttcctcttcctctccctctcagaaaaattgatttccgggatattgtatataatttgcaggcatcagggagccgctatcaataacTGGGAGACTctcggaacttccgggagaggtgggacgTCTGCAATTAAGGGTGTTGCCAGCTCAGGAGTTTAAAGGGTGACTGAATCTCTAGAAATGAaatatctacactcagtggcaagtttattaaatacctcctgtacctaatgaagagcCCACTGAGGGTATGTTCAtgatctgctgctgctgctgctacagACTATCCACTTAAAGGCTCaaagtgttgtgtattcagagatgcccttctgcactccactgtttTAATGCTTGGCTTTGTGagatactgtcaccttcctgtcaacttgaaacagtctggccattctcctctgacctctctcattaacaaggaatttTTTCTCAtggaactgctgctcattggctgtttattttctttcttgcaccattctcttttaaacttttcagactgttctgtgtgaaaatcccaggaagtgagcagtttctgagatactcaaaccaccataTCTGGCATCAGTAATCATTCCGGAGTCAAAttcagttagatcacatttcctccccattctgatgtttgctctgaacaacaactgaacctcttgactgtgtctgcatgcttttacgcattgacttgctgccacatgtttggctaattagatacttgcatgaatgagcaggtgtacaggtactgttaataaagtggccactaagtgtaaatCTTTCTTTGCTGTTGCAGATGTTCTTACTTTTGGAAGAACGGCTTGAGCAGAGAGACGAGCTCTGCAAAGTCGACAAGGACTTTGAGACATACTACCTGCCCATCATTTACATCATCGTCTTTGTCACCGGCTTCATCGGCAATGGTGTTGCCCTCTGGATGTTCATATTCCACATGCGACCTTGGAGCCCCATCACCATCTACATGTTCAACCTCGTCCTGGCCGATCTCTTCTACATCTTCTCCCTGCCCATTCTGATCTTTTACTATCTGAAGGCAAGCGACTGGATGTTTGGTGAGGTCCTATGCAAGCTGCTGCGGTTTATATTCTACGTCAACTTGTACAGTGGCATCTTGTTCCTCACCTGCATCAGCGTCCATAGGTACACGGGGGTTGTCCATCCCATGAAGTCACTGGGCAAGCTGAACAAGAGGTTGTCAAccattgtttgtgtgtgtgtgtggattgtcgtGGTGGCAGGCATCTCCCCAATACTCTACTTCTCTAGAACACACCTGCACACCAGTGGTACAAGCAATTCCACACCACAACAAGACACTAATCATACCATTTGTTATGACACGACGTCACAGGAACTCCTTCACACGTACTTCATCTACAGCATGAATACCACCTTCTTTGGATTCTGTGTCCCCTTCGCCATCATCCTGGTCTGCAATGGTTTCATAGTGAAGGCGCTGATACGTAACAAGATGAACTCTCAGTCCCGGAGCAGGTCTGTGCGTCTGGTCATCATTGTGTTACTGGTCTTTGCCATCTCCTACCTGCCCTTCCACGTGATGAAGAATCTAAACCTTCGGTCCAGACTTTATTACCAAGGGATAGACACGTGTGCATGGAATAAAACGGTGTACGCCATGTACCAAGTGACCAGGGGTCTTGCCAGTCTCAACAGCAGTTTGGACCCCATCCTGTACTTTCTGGCTGGTGACAACTTCAGGAAAAGATTTCCTAATGCAACTTTTAGAATGACCTTTCGGAATGAGACCATCGTGTAGGAATTTTCTGGACATGATGGTTCGGTCATAGGATGTAGGTGAACCTATAACCAGTATTAATACCCAGTGGCAACTTTCTTACGTACACCTATAtactgttcattaatgcaaatatctaatcaggcaattatgtggcagcaagtcAAAGCTTTAAGgtatgcagacatagtcaagaggttcagttgttgtttaaatcaaacatcagaatggggaagaaatgtgatctaagtgatccacttcaaggtttgatgtgttgtgtgttctgagatgctcttctgcacaccactgttgtaatgcatatcATCATGAACcatcctgcccattctcctctgacctctgtcagaAGGAAGTTTTCATCCACAGAGCtgtcgctcactggatttttttaaatttctcacaccattctttgtGAAGTTGCTATTTCTAGGAATacggttcttgggaaactgaaaagatTGAAGGTAGctgtcacctagaccagatggtatacaccctggggttctgaaagtggtggctgaaaAAATCATGGAGGCCTTAGGTAATGATTTTTCAGttgattctgtaatggttccagaggaaaggaaaattgcaaatgtcactccacgaagggaggaaggcagaagaaaggaaattataggctagttagtgatgttggagtcgattgcaAAGCATGTGGtgcggggtacttggaggcatatgataaaatagcctgtagtcagcatggtttccttaagggaaaatcttgcatgacaaatctgttggagttttttaaAGAAATAGCAAACAAGACAGACaaagtgaatgttgtttacttggattttcaaaggcAATTCACAAgttgctacacatgaggctgcttgacagGTTAAGAGTCCATAGTATaacaggaaatatactagcacggacagagcattggctgattggcaggaggaaaagagagcgaataaagggagccttttctgagttggctgccagtgaccatagggtctgtgttaggaccagcttctttttacgttataggtcaatgatttggatgacagaattgatggatttgtgaccAAATTTGCAGactatatgaagataggtggaggggcaggtagtttttgaggaagtagagaagctacagaaggacataggcagattaggagaaagagcaaaaaagtagcagatggaatagagtatcaggcagtgtatggtcatgtactttggtagaataaataaatgcATAGATTATCTTACAAATGGAGAGGAAAGTCAAATATCTGAAGTGCGGTGGGACTTAgaagtccctgtgcaggattccctaaagtttaatttggtTGAGCTGGTAGAGAGGAAAGTAAacacgatgttagcattcattttgagaggtttAGAATATGAAAtggaatgttgagactttacGAAGCACTGCTgcggcctcatttggagtattgagagcagctttgggccccttatctaagaaaggatgtgccgacATTGGAGACAGCTCAAAGGAACTTTATAAaaatgattcagggattgaaaggcttgtcagatgaggagcatttggtgaaTCTGGGCCActgttcactggaattcagaagaatgaggggtgacctcattgaaacttagcgAATGCTAAAAGGCtgtaatagagtggatatggagaggattttCCAATGGTAggggagtttaagaccagaggacacagcctcagaacagaggggtatCTTTTTATAatggaggtgaagaggaattcctttagccagagagtagtgaatctgtgaaggccaattctttgcgtatatttaaggcagaggttgatagattcctgactggtcaggacatgaaaggattcagggagaaggcaggagactggggctgagaggaagagtggatcagccatgatgaaatggcagatcagacttgatgggccaaattgcctaatgcTGCTCCAATATCTGCTCCAAtgctgctccaatgtcttatggtctagacTCTAGAAGCTGGTGTGCATGACAAACCAagaaggtcag is a window of Hemitrygon akajei chromosome 3, sHemAka1.3, whole genome shotgun sequence DNA encoding:
- the LOC140725760 gene encoding P2Y purinoceptor 1-like isoform X2 → MFLLLEERLEQRDELCKVDKDFETYYLPIIYIIVFVTGFIGNGVALWMFIFHMRPWSPITIYMFNLVLADLFYIFSLPILIFYYLKASDWMFGEVLCKLLRFIFYVNLYSGILFLTCISVHRYTGVVHPMKSLGKLNKRLSTIVCVCVWIVVVAGISPILYFSRTHLHTSGTSNSTPQQDTNHTICYDTTSQELLHTYFIYSMNTTFFGFCVPFAIILVCNGFIVKALIRNKMNSQSRSRSVRLVIIVLLVFAISYLPFHVMKNLNLRSRLYYQGIDTCAWNKTVYAMYQVTRGLASLNSSLDPILYFLAGDNFRKRFPNATFRMTFRNETIV
- the LOC140725760 gene encoding P2Y purinoceptor 1-like isoform X1; the encoded protein is MHKKERTNPGNGKNMFLLLEERLEQRDELCKVDKDFETYYLPIIYIIVFVTGFIGNGVALWMFIFHMRPWSPITIYMFNLVLADLFYIFSLPILIFYYLKASDWMFGEVLCKLLRFIFYVNLYSGILFLTCISVHRYTGVVHPMKSLGKLNKRLSTIVCVCVWIVVVAGISPILYFSRTHLHTSGTSNSTPQQDTNHTICYDTTSQELLHTYFIYSMNTTFFGFCVPFAIILVCNGFIVKALIRNKMNSQSRSRSVRLVIIVLLVFAISYLPFHVMKNLNLRSRLYYQGIDTCAWNKTVYAMYQVTRGLASLNSSLDPILYFLAGDNFRKRFPNATFRMTFRNETIV